A region of Rhinoraja longicauda isolate Sanriku21f chromosome 31, sRhiLon1.1, whole genome shotgun sequence DNA encodes the following proteins:
- the ntmt1 gene encoding N-terminal Xaa-Pro-Lys N-methyltransferase 1, whose translation MTAEVIGDEDGFYSRAKKYWKNIPPTVDGMLGGYGHISNIDINSSKRFLQRFIGEGSGKAGTSCALDCGAGIGRITKRLLLPLFKVVDMVDVTEDFLAKAKTHLGEEGKRVGNYFCRGLQDFIPQPQRYDVIWIQWVIGHLTDDHLAQFLKRCQKGLRPNGIICVKDNVSQEGVIEDEVDSSVCRELSTLHTIVQLAGLHVLAEEKQDDFPDEIYQVYSLALR comes from the exons ATGACTGCTGAGGTGATTGGTGATGAGGATGGATTCTACTCCAGAgctaagaaatactggaagaatatCCCTCCAACGGTGGATGGCATGTTGGGAGGATATGGGCATATCTCCAACATTGACATCAATTCTTCCAAGAGGTTTCTGCAGCGGTTTATTGGG GAAGGAtctgggaaagcagggactagctGTGCACTGGACTGTGGTGCTGGGATCGGCAGAATCACCAAACGATTGCTACTGCCTTTGTTTAAAGTCGTTGACATGGTGGATGTGACAGAAGATTTCCTGGCCAAGGCCAAGACCCACCTGGGGGAGGAGGGCAAGCGCGTAGGCAACTATTTCTGCCGTGGTTTGCAAGACTTCATCCCCCAACCCCAGCGTTACGATGTCATCTGGATCCAATGGGTGATCG GACACCTGACTGACGATCACCTCGCCCAGTTCCTCAAGAGGTGTCAGAAAGGTCTTCGGCCAAATGGAATAATCTGCGTGAAGGACAACGTGAGCCAGGAGGGGGTGATTGAGGACGAGGTGGACAGTAGCGTCTGCCGGGAGTTGAGCACCCTGCACACCATTGTGCAGCTTGCAGGACTCCATGTGTTGGCAGAGGAAAAGCAGGATGACTTCCCAGATGAAATTTACCAGGTGTACAGTCTGGCTCTGAGGTGA